One Streptococcus sp. VT 162 genomic window, CCTTTATAGAGCTGGGTCAAGAATTTGGCCGCACCAAACTCCTTGCTACTGGAGAAAATGGCGAGCTCACTGCGGCAGATAGAGAACGTGCCATGAATAGTTACAATGCTCCAGATAGTGTCAACCAGGTCAACTGGGATTTAATCAATGAGAGACAAGAGAGCATTGACTTTATTCGCCAGATTATTCGCCTAAAAACACAAATGCGTGCTTTCTCTTATCCTACATACGAAGAAGTTTATCGTCATGTCTTCGTCCATACAGCTGCTGAAAATAGTGGGTGGATTGTTTACGAGATTCACGGTGGAGCAGAGCACTTATTGGTGGTATTCAATGCTAAAGGAACTTCCTTCTACTTTGAAAATGCAGGAAACCTTGAAATGCTGGTGTCCAATAGTCGTTCTAAAGAGTCTAATGTGATTGATGATATCAGCGTTGCAGTCTTGAAGGTACTTTCATAGTAAATGCCACAAAAAGGTTTAGTAAAACTAGACCTTTTTTTGATTATGTGACTATTAGTCCGTCTCGCTCCGTAAGGCCCTGGGACAAACCACCCGTTAGACGGGTGGTTATGATTTTTATTGAAAAACCAATATCTAATAGGAATAAATTTCAAATAATTTGAAGAATCAAGCTTGTGAAAAAAATATCAATATTTTCCAAAAAGGGGTTGTAATTTTCTGAAAATTTGATAAAATAAGGTTTAATCATTTTCAGGAGGAAGAGAATTTGACAAATTATCAGAATTTAGTGAATGGAAAATGGAAATCATCAGAGAATGAAATTGCCATCTATTCTCCCATCAATCAGGAAAAGCTGGGGACAGTTCCCGCTATGAGTCAGGCTGAAGTAGATGAGGCTATGAAAGCAGCGCGTGCAGCTCTCCCAGCATGGCGTGATTTAGCACCCGTTGAGCGTGCAGCCTATTTGCATAAGACAGCAGACATTTTGGAACGTGATAAAGAAAAAATTGGTACAATTCTTGCCAAGGAGGTTGCAAAAGGGATTAAAGCAGCCATTGGAGAAGTAGTACGTACAGCAGATTTGATTCGTTTTGCTGCTGAGGAAGGTCTCCGTATTACTGGACAAGCAATGGAAGGAGGCGGTTTTGAAGCTGCAAGTAAAAACAAGCTAGCCGTTGTCCGTCGTGAGCCAGTTGGTGTCGTTTTAGCTATCGCGCCATTTAACTACCCAGTCAACCTTTCTGGATCTAAGATTGCTCCGGCTTTGATTGCAGGAAATGTCGTTATGTTCAAACCACCAACACAAGGCTCTATTTCTGGTCTCTTGTTGGCTAAAGCATTTGACGAAGCAGGAATCCCAGCAGGTGTCTTTAACACCATCACTGGACGTGGTTCTGAAATCGGAGACTACATCATCGAACACAAGGAAGTGAATTTCATTAACTTTACAGGTTCAACACCGATTGGTGAGCGTATTGGTCGTTTAGCTGGTATGCGCCCGATTATGCTTGAGCTTGGTGGAAAAGATGCTGCAATTGTCTTAGAAGACGCAGATTTAGAAAATGCAGCTAAGCAAATCGTAGGTGGTGCCTTTAGCTACTCTGGTCAGCGTTGTACCGCTATCAAACGTGTTTTAGTTGTGGAAAGCGTAGCAGACAGATTGGCAGAATTGCTCCAAGCTGAAGTCGCTAAGCTAACAGTGGGTGATCCATTTGACAATGCAGATATCACACCTGTTATTGACAATGCTTCAGCTGATTTCATCTGGGGATTGATTCAAGATGCTCAGGAAAAAGGAGCCAAAGCGCTCAGCCTAATCAAACGTGAGAATAATCTCATTTGGCCAGGACTTTTTGATTATGTCACAAGAGATATGAAATTAGCCTGGGAAGAACCATTTGGACCTGTTCTTCCAATTATTCGAGTTGCAGATGCCAATGAAGCACTTGAAATTGCTAATGAATCAGAATTCGGTCTTCAATCTTCAGTCTTTACAAATGACTTTAAGAAGGCATTTGAAATTGCTGAGAAACTTGAAGTTGGTACCGTTCATATTAATAATAAAACACAACGTGGACCAGATAATTTCCCATTCCTTGGTGTAAAAGGTTCTGGTGCAGGAGTGCAAGGAATTAAATATAGTATCGAAGCGATGACAAATGTTAAATCCATTGTTTTTGATGTGAGATAATTTATAAAATCAGGAAAATAACTTTCTGGTTTTATTTTTTTCAAAAAAATACAGTAAAAAATTGATAAAAAGCGAATATTCTGGTATTATAATAAAAAAATATATGGAAATTGTTTCGTGTTCTATTTTCTGGATATCTTTTTTAAAATGCAAGGTAATTTTTTGAAGGCTTTCATAAAAAAATATGATTTCCTTCGTAAATTACTTGAAAGTTATCTTAAAAGAGTGTATAATAGAATTATAGAAAACGCTTACAAAAGAAAGGGGATTGAATGAATAATCAAGAAGCATTAAGAACCTTTACTACAGGTGAGAACTTTCACCTTCAGCATTATTTAGGAGCGCATAGAGAGGAGAAAAACGGAGAAATTGGCTATACCTTTAGGGTTTGGGCGCCAAATGCACAAGCAGTTCATCTAGTTGGTGATTTTACGAATTGGGTTGAGAATCAGATTCCCATGGTTCGTAATGAAGCAGGTGTTTGGGAAGTCTTTACAAGTCAAGCCCAGGAAGGTCAGATTTATAAATATCATATCACGCGTGCAAATGGTCACCAGATTATGAAGATCGATCCGTTGGCAGTTTTTTTTGAAGCTAGACCGGGTACAGGAGCTGTTTTGACCAATATCCGTGAAAAGAAATGGAAAGATGGCCTTTGGCTAGCACGTCGCAAACGTCTGGGATTTTTCGAGAGACCAGTTAATATATATGAAGCCCATGCAGGATCTTGGAAGAGAAATCCAGATGGAAGTCCCTATACTTTTTCGCAACTGAAAGACGAGTTGATTCCATACTTAGTTGAGATGAACTATACACATATTGAGTTCATGCCTTTAATGGCTCACCCACTTGGATTGAGCTGGGGCTATCAACTTATGGGTTACTTTGCTTTTGAACATTCCTATGGTACACCTGAGGAATTCCAAGATTTCGTTGAAGAGTGTCATATAAATAATATCGGTGTTATCGTCGACTGGGTTCCAGGTCATTTCACTATTAATGATGATGCATTGGCATATTATGACGGTACACCAACTTTTGAATACCAAGACCACAACAAGGCTCATAACTATGGTTGGGGTGCGCTGAATTTTGACCTCGGGAAAAATGAGGTCCAGTCTTTCCTGATTTCAAGTATTAAATTTTGGATTGATTTTTACCACTTAGATGGTATTCGGGTCGATGCAGTGAGCAATATGCTGTATCTAGATTATGATAATGCTCCTTGGACTCCAAACAAAGATGGTGGAAACCTTAACTACGAGGGTTATTATTTCCTTCAACGGTTGAACACAGTGATTAAGTTAGCTCATCCAGACATCATGATGATTGCAGAAGAAAGTTCATCAGCGACAAAGATTACTGGTATGAAAGAAATGGGTGGCCTTGGATTTGACTATAAATGGAATATGGGCTGGATGAACGACATTCTCCGTTTCTACGAGGAAGATCCGATTTATCGCAAGTATGACTTTAATCTTGTGACTTTCAGCTTTATGTATGTTTTCAATGAAAACTATCTCCTGCCTTTCTCACATGATGAAGTGGTTCATGGCAAAAAGAGTATGATGCATAAGATGTGGGGGGATCGCTACAATCAGTTCGCAGGTCTGCGCAATCTCTACACCTATCAAATTTGTCATCCAGGTAAGAAACTCTTGTTCATGGGTAGTGAGTACGGGCAATTCCTCGAGTGGAAGTCTGAGGAGCAGTTGGAATGGTCTAATCTAGAAGATCCGATGAATGCCAAGATGAAGCATTTCACTTCACAACTGAATCAATTCTATAAAGACCATCGCTGTCTGTGGGAAATTGATACTAGTTATGATGGTATCGAGATTATCGATGCTGATAATAGAGATCAGAGTGTCCTTTCCTTTATTCGTAAGGGCAAGAAAGACGAAATGTTAGTATGTGTCTTTAATATGGCACCAGTTGAACGTAAGGACTTTACGATTGGTTTACCTGTTGCAGGTATTTACGAAGAAGTTTGGAATACAGAATTAGAAGAATGGGGAGGTGTGTGGAAAGAGCACAATCAAACAGTTCAGACTCAAGAAGGCTTATGGAAAGATTATGAGCAGACTTTGACCTTTACCTTGCCTGCCATGGGAGCAAGCATCTGGAAGATCAAGCGTCGTTTGAAACCAGCTAAGAAATAAGAAAAAAGAATAATGAGCTATTGATTATAATTTTTTAGATTTTAAAAACGAATGTACTTGTATTGGACTTGAAACACAAGAGAAATGGATTTCCTATTATTTTTATAAAAAAGTTTGACTTCCGACCTTCTTTCGATTTTAACGTTCACATGTCTTTATAAAGGAGTAGAAAATGAAGAATGAAATGCTAGCTTTGATCCTTGCGGGTGGGCAAGGAACACGTCTCGGAAAACTCACTCAAAGCATTGCCAAACCGGCAGTGCAATTCGGTGGGCGCTACCGTATCATTGACTTTGCTCTTTCCAAC contains:
- a CDS encoding glyceraldehyde-3-phosphate dehydrogenase, whose amino-acid sequence is MTNYQNLVNGKWKSSENEIAIYSPINQEKLGTVPAMSQAEVDEAMKAARAALPAWRDLAPVERAAYLHKTADILERDKEKIGTILAKEVAKGIKAAIGEVVRTADLIRFAAEEGLRITGQAMEGGGFEAASKNKLAVVRREPVGVVLAIAPFNYPVNLSGSKIAPALIAGNVVMFKPPTQGSISGLLLAKAFDEAGIPAGVFNTITGRGSEIGDYIIEHKEVNFINFTGSTPIGERIGRLAGMRPIMLELGGKDAAIVLEDADLENAAKQIVGGAFSYSGQRCTAIKRVLVVESVADRLAELLQAEVAKLTVGDPFDNADITPVIDNASADFIWGLIQDAQEKGAKALSLIKRENNLIWPGLFDYVTRDMKLAWEEPFGPVLPIIRVADANEALEIANESEFGLQSSVFTNDFKKAFEIAEKLEVGTVHINNKTQRGPDNFPFLGVKGSGAGVQGIKYSIEAMTNVKSIVFDVR
- a CDS encoding glycogen branching protein (catalyzes the transfer of a segment of a 1,4-alpha-D-glucan chain to a primary hydroxy group in a similar glucan chain) — protein: MNNQEALRTFTTGENFHLQHYLGAHREEKNGEIGYTFRVWAPNAQAVHLVGDFTNWVENQIPMVRNEAGVWEVFTSQAQEGQIYKYHITRANGHQIMKIDPLAVFFEARPGTGAVLTNIREKKWKDGLWLARRKRLGFFERPVNIYEAHAGSWKRNPDGSPYTFSQLKDELIPYLVEMNYTHIEFMPLMAHPLGLSWGYQLMGYFAFEHSYGTPEEFQDFVEECHINNIGVIVDWVPGHFTINDDALAYYDGTPTFEYQDHNKAHNYGWGALNFDLGKNEVQSFLISSIKFWIDFYHLDGIRVDAVSNMLYLDYDNAPWTPNKDGGNLNYEGYYFLQRLNTVIKLAHPDIMMIAEESSSATKITGMKEMGGLGFDYKWNMGWMNDILRFYEEDPIYRKYDFNLVTFSFMYVFNENYLLPFSHDEVVHGKKSMMHKMWGDRYNQFAGLRNLYTYQICHPGKKLLFMGSEYGQFLEWKSEEQLEWSNLEDPMNAKMKHFTSQLNQFYKDHRCLWEIDTSYDGIEIIDADNRDQSVLSFIRKGKKDEMLVCVFNMAPVERKDFTIGLPVAGIYEEVWNTELEEWGGVWKEHNQTVQTQEGLWKDYEQTLTFTLPAMGASIWKIKRRLKPAKK